The following proteins are co-located in the Deltaproteobacteria bacterium genome:
- a CDS encoding ferritin-like domain-containing protein → MSQKVIDLLNAARSRELAAISQYMIQHYELEDSDFGKLAKKMKEIAIQEMKHAEALAERILFLKGTPMTKPDAEAKKGLEIEAMLTTDIALESQAIKMYNEAGKPAPRKKTRFPNNCSKNSSVKRKNISISSKTPRNISRNWGLYTWPASPAHENKMTAPSPA, encoded by the coding sequence TGGCCGCTATCAGCCAATATATGATTCAGCACTATGAACTGGAAGATAGCGATTTCGGCAAGCTGGCGAAAAAAATGAAGGAAATTGCCATCCAGGAGATGAAGCATGCGGAAGCGCTTGCGGAGAGGATTCTGTTCCTGAAGGGGACTCCCATGACCAAGCCCGATGCGGAAGCCAAGAAAGGCCTGGAAATTGAGGCCATGTTGACCACGGACATCGCCCTGGAGAGTCAGGCGATCAAAATGTACAATGAGGCGGGGAAACCTGCGCCCAGGAAAAAGACCAGATTTCCAAACAATTGTTCGAAAAACTCCTCGGTGAAGAGGAAGAACATCTCAATTTCTTCGAAAACACCAAGGAACATCTCGCGAAACTGGGGGCTGTATACCTGGCCAGCCTCACCGGCGCATGAGAATAAAATGACGGCTCCGTCTCCCGCCTGA